One window from the genome of Mucilaginibacter ginsenosidivorans encodes:
- a CDS encoding RNA polymerase sigma factor, which produces MEINANFTENAKNDFYLVVKAREGNQKAYADLMHRYKDSIYFMALKMVNNKEDAMDLTVETFAKAFEKLDKYQPDYAFSTWLFRVATNNCIDFIRKKKLNTMSIHGMVDDDGEEKTLQIKADVLNPEETSIKKQQTQELKVLIEGLPPRYRNLITLRYFDELSYEEIAMQLDLPLGTVKAQLFRARYLLGNIINRFNRDDI; this is translated from the coding sequence GTGGAAATAAACGCAAACTTTACCGAGAACGCTAAGAACGACTTCTACCTTGTGGTAAAAGCCCGCGAAGGAAACCAAAAGGCGTATGCCGACCTGATGCACCGTTACAAGGATTCCATCTATTTTATGGCCCTGAAGATGGTCAATAATAAAGAGGATGCCATGGACCTGACGGTAGAAACGTTTGCGAAGGCGTTCGAAAAACTGGACAAATACCAGCCCGATTATGCTTTCAGTACCTGGCTGTTCCGCGTTGCAACTAATAACTGTATCGATTTCATCCGCAAAAAAAAGCTGAATACCATGTCTATTCACGGTATGGTGGACGATGATGGCGAAGAAAAAACATTGCAGATAAAAGCCGACGTGCTAAACCCCGAAGAGACGTCGATAAAAAAACAGCAAACACAGGAGTTAAAGGTGCTTATAGAGGGTCTGCCTCCGCGCTACCGCAACCTGATAACCCTGCGGTATTTTGATGAACTGTCCTATGAGGAAATAGCGATGCAGCTCGACCTTCCGCTGGGAACTGTAAAAGCGCAGCTTTTCAGGGCAAGGTACCTGCTGGGTAATATCATAAACCGCTTTAACCGGGATGACATCTGA
- a CDS encoding glycosyltransferase — MEAYLPGTLLALLFICFIVQLYYLVYYHRRLAAYEPLAELKKSNIPISVIISARNEEQNLADNLPAILEQDYPDFEVVVVNDCSLDESEQVLKELCAKYKHLKVAVVTENDRFKTGKKFALTMGIKAAKNEHLLFTDADCKPASPNWISRMAVNFEGPAEIVLGYSPYSGTGGFLNAFIRFETIRTAINYLSAALAGNAYMGIGRNLAYTKTLFFKNKGFASHMHVMSGDDDLFVNENATPENTAIEIHPEAFTYSKAKESVSALYRQKRRHMGVGKMYRNKHRRMLSFDALSGFFFYILVVISLILTHDPLLALGLLLFRIITQLILYYKIFRKLDGKNLIWYLPFFDLVYYVYLNIFGLIGTFIKTTQWK, encoded by the coding sequence TTGGAAGCATATTTACCCGGAACTTTACTCGCATTATTATTTATTTGCTTTATAGTCCAGCTATATTATCTCGTTTATTATCATCGCCGGCTGGCCGCCTATGAACCACTTGCCGAACTGAAAAAAAGCAATATCCCTATCTCTGTCATTATCAGTGCGCGTAACGAAGAACAAAACCTTGCAGATAACCTTCCCGCTATCTTAGAGCAGGATTATCCCGACTTTGAAGTGGTAGTTGTCAACGACTGCTCGCTCGACGAATCGGAACAGGTTTTAAAGGAATTATGCGCTAAGTACAAACACCTGAAAGTAGCGGTTGTAACAGAAAACGACCGTTTTAAAACCGGGAAGAAGTTTGCTTTGACCATGGGCATAAAGGCAGCGAAGAACGAGCACCTGTTATTTACAGACGCCGATTGTAAACCCGCCTCGCCAAACTGGATCAGCCGCATGGCCGTAAATTTTGAAGGACCTGCAGAAATTGTGTTGGGGTACTCGCCATATTCCGGCACGGGTGGTTTTCTGAATGCTTTTATCCGCTTTGAAACTATCCGGACCGCCATCAACTATTTATCGGCGGCTTTGGCCGGCAATGCCTATATGGGTATAGGACGCAACCTGGCTTATACCAAAACGTTATTCTTTAAAAATAAAGGGTTTGCATCGCATATGCACGTCATGTCGGGCGATGACGACCTGTTTGTGAATGAAAATGCCACACCGGAAAATACGGCCATAGAGATACATCCCGAAGCTTTTACCTACAGTAAGGCGAAAGAATCCGTTTCGGCTTTGTACCGGCAGAAACGCCGCCACATGGGCGTGGGGAAAATGTACCGGAACAAACACCGCCGCATGTTGAGTTTTGATGCCCTTTCCGGATTCTTTTTTTATATCTTAGTAGTCATCAGTTTAATATTGACCCACGACCCGTTGCTGGCCCTGGGGTTGCTCTTATTCAGAATAATAACCCAATTAATTTTATACTATAAAATATTCAGGAAACTGGACGGCAAAAATTTAATATGGTATTTGCCCTTCTTTGACCTTGTTTATTACGTTTATTTAAATATTTTTGGATTGATAGGTACTTTTATAAAAACTACGCAGTGGAAATAA
- the rsmG gene encoding 16S rRNA (guanine(527)-N(7))-methyltransferase RsmG, whose translation MTSDIIFKYFSDLTSRQKEQYEQLPGLYNYWNSQINVISRKDIDLLFERHVLHSLGIAKVMPFMPGERVLDVGTGGGFPGVPLAIMFPGTQFFLVDSIGKKIKVVNEVAKAIGLKNLKAEHIRAEQVPGKFDFVVSRAVTQLKEFYPWVKGKFNRESKNILRNGILYLKGGDLQQEIAESKLVVSQYHLKDYFAGEFFETKQVIYAEGA comes from the coding sequence ATGACATCTGATATCATCTTTAAATATTTCTCCGACTTAACATCCCGGCAAAAGGAGCAATACGAACAACTGCCCGGGTTATATAATTACTGGAACAGCCAGATCAATGTAATATCGCGCAAGGATATCGATTTGCTGTTTGAACGGCACGTGCTGCATTCATTAGGGATAGCTAAAGTAATGCCATTCATGCCCGGTGAACGCGTGCTGGACGTAGGGACAGGGGGAGGGTTCCCGGGAGTTCCGTTAGCCATTATGTTTCCTGGAACACAATTTTTCCTGGTGGATTCCATCGGCAAAAAGATCAAAGTGGTTAACGAAGTGGCAAAAGCGATCGGGTTAAAAAACCTTAAAGCCGAACATATCCGCGCCGAGCAGGTACCCGGCAAATTTGATTTTGTGGTATCGAGGGCGGTAACACAGCTAAAGGAGTTTTATCCCTGGGTAAAAGGAAAATTTAACCGGGAGTCAAAAAATATACTGCGCAACGGCATCCTTTACCTCAAAGGCGGCGATCTGCAACAGGAAATTGCCGAATCAAAGCTGGTTGTGAGCCAATACCACCTGAAAGATTATTTTGCCGGGGAGTTTTTCGAGACCAAGCAGGTGATCTATGCAGAGGGTGCCTGA
- the dprA gene encoding DNA-processing protein DprA, whose amino-acid sequence MSLLHQIGLTLLRNIGPASAKALLSHFGDAEQIFKTPRAKLLKVHGIGAKRTDIFDLTDVLYRAEEEIRFIENNDIKPIFYTDEAYPKRLKNCIDSPVLLYAKGDMNLNTKHVVSIVGTRRATDYGRQLCKQLVEELQQYNVLVVSGLAAGIDTAAHKESMKQGLQTVGVLGHGLEMMYPAANRATAQKMMENGGILTEYPSGTIADAKNFPQRNRIVAGMADATVVIEASIKGGALITAEIANSYDRDVFAFPGRIDDEYSEGCNFLVRNNKAALLTCAADLAYSLGWERSGDIKPKQQLALPMDLTVDERVIFDIIHQHKSPLAIDDLTLKTNMPVSQLAMNLLNMEMQGYIRSLPGKTYILN is encoded by the coding sequence ATGTCACTTCTGCACCAGATCGGTTTAACTTTATTGAGGAATATTGGCCCTGCATCGGCCAAAGCCTTACTTTCCCATTTTGGCGATGCCGAACAGATATTCAAAACACCCCGGGCCAAACTGCTCAAAGTGCACGGCATCGGTGCCAAAAGAACTGATATTTTCGACCTGACTGATGTACTGTATCGTGCGGAAGAGGAGATACGCTTTATAGAAAACAACGATATCAAACCAATTTTTTATACCGACGAAGCTTATCCCAAACGATTGAAAAACTGCATCGACAGCCCTGTATTGCTGTATGCGAAGGGTGATATGAACCTTAATACAAAACATGTAGTGAGCATTGTTGGTACCCGGAGGGCAACCGATTATGGCAGGCAACTTTGTAAACAATTGGTTGAAGAATTACAGCAGTATAATGTTTTGGTGGTAAGCGGCCTTGCCGCCGGCATAGATACGGCCGCCCATAAGGAAAGCATGAAACAGGGTCTGCAAACCGTTGGCGTTTTGGGCCACGGGCTTGAGATGATGTACCCGGCCGCTAATCGCGCCACGGCGCAGAAGATGATGGAGAATGGCGGGATATTGACCGAATATCCTTCGGGCACCATAGCCGATGCTAAAAATTTCCCGCAACGTAACCGTATTGTAGCCGGCATGGCCGATGCTACCGTGGTAATTGAGGCGAGCATAAAAGGCGGGGCGCTGATCACTGCCGAAATAGCTAATTCGTACGACCGGGACGTATTTGCTTTCCCGGGCAGGATAGATGACGAATATTCGGAAGGATGTAATTTCCTGGTCCGGAATAATAAGGCAGCATTACTTACCTGTGCAGCCGACCTGGCTTACAGCCTGGGCTGGGAGCGGAGCGGTGATATAAAGCCGAAACAACAATTAGCCTTACCGATGGACCTGACAGTGGACGAAAGAGTGATCTTTGATATTATTCATCAGCATAAGTCGCCATTGGCAATTGATGACCTAACTCTTAAGACTAATATGCCTGTGAGCCAGCTGGCAATGAACCTGCTGAATATGGAAATGCAGGGATATATACGTTCGCTGCCGGGTAAAACCTACATCCTTAATTAA
- a CDS encoding outer membrane beta-barrel protein — protein sequence MKKTLLLVALCVASLATFAQTTTTFGIKAGINSSKLTVSATGGSVSTESLVGFHIGGLVDIGTDNFSFQPGVLFSSKGGKSSSEGGTSKVTLNYIEIPVNFLYKVPAGDGKVFFGGGPYFGYGISASGTDADGTKETVHFGSTSEDVKNPDYGVNFLAGYQFSQGFALNINYGLGLANLSNDDAGVNLKTKNQVLSFSLSYFIK from the coding sequence ATGAAAAAAACACTTTTACTCGTAGCCCTTTGTGTGGCTTCCCTGGCAACATTCGCCCAAACCACTACAACCTTTGGTATTAAGGCCGGTATCAATTCGTCAAAGTTAACGGTTTCTGCTACGGGCGGGTCCGTATCAACAGAGTCATTGGTTGGATTTCACATCGGCGGATTGGTCGATATAGGAACCGACAATTTTTCTTTTCAGCCGGGCGTTCTGTTCAGTTCAAAAGGTGGCAAAAGCTCATCCGAAGGCGGCACCAGCAAAGTCACTCTGAATTACATCGAGATCCCGGTAAATTTCCTGTACAAAGTTCCTGCGGGCGACGGGAAAGTATTTTTTGGTGGGGGCCCTTACTTTGGTTACGGTATTTCAGCCAGTGGAACCGATGCTGACGGAACTAAAGAAACTGTGCATTTCGGCAGTACTTCTGAAGATGTTAAAAATCCGGATTACGGCGTTAACTTTTTGGCGGGCTATCAATTTAGCCAGGGCTTCGCACTTAACATCAATTATGGCCTGGGCTTAGCCAACCTCTCCAACGACGATGCCGGCGTAAACCTGAAAACCAAGAACCAGGTACTCAGCTTTTCGTTAAGTTATTTTATCAAATAA
- a CDS encoding SixA phosphatase family protein, whose product MKKLLLIRHAKAVHDLSYDDFERPLRKSGIKDAEFMAERLLAEKIIPQKLFTSPALRTLSTADIFTQFLSLSKPKEDIRIYEASRLTLVNLINGFDDKFDFVGLVGHNPAMEQVIHYLTGQLVDFPTCAIALIEFEMDSWEMISAGMGTVKWYSIPKED is encoded by the coding sequence ATGAAAAAGCTTCTTTTAATACGTCACGCCAAAGCCGTTCACGACCTTAGTTATGACGACTTCGAAAGACCCTTGAGGAAATCGGGCATCAAGGATGCTGAGTTTATGGCCGAAAGACTTCTGGCAGAAAAGATCATCCCTCAAAAACTGTTCACCAGCCCTGCCCTGCGCACACTCAGCACCGCAGATATTTTCACCCAGTTTTTATCGTTATCGAAGCCGAAGGAAGATATCAGGATATACGAAGCCAGCCGTCTTACGCTGGTGAACCTGATCAACGGATTTGACGATAAGTTCGATTTTGTCGGCCTTGTGGGACACAATCCTGCGATGGAGCAGGTTATCCATTATCTCACTGGTCAACTCGTCGATTTTCCAACCTGCGCAATTGCACTGATCGAATTCGAAATGGATAGCTGGGAAATGATAAGCGCGGGCATGGGTACCGTCAAATGGTACAGCATTCCAAAGGAGGATTAA
- the gmhA gene encoding D-sedoheptulose 7-phosphate isomerase, with protein sequence MIIEELKDHQQLIQKVIDTLEDDIAQACEMMVSVLKSGSKVLIAGNGGSAADAQHIAAELSGRFVRDRRALPGIALTTDTSALTSIANDYGYDHVFSRQVEALGRTGDLFIGISTSGNSQGILNAFEAATKLGCKTLGLSGRDGGKMNGLCDLNIIVPSDVTARIQEMHILIGHILCKAADDVF encoded by the coding sequence ATGATTATTGAAGAATTAAAGGACCATCAGCAACTGATACAGAAAGTGATAGATACGCTTGAGGATGATATTGCCCAAGCTTGTGAAATGATGGTCTCCGTGCTAAAAAGTGGCTCCAAGGTACTGATTGCCGGTAACGGCGGTAGCGCTGCCGATGCCCAGCACATAGCGGCCGAACTGAGCGGGCGGTTCGTACGCGACCGCAGGGCATTGCCCGGAATAGCATTAACCACAGATACGTCTGCCCTCACCTCTATTGCCAACGATTATGGTTATGATCACGTTTTTTCGAGGCAGGTTGAGGCCCTCGGTCGTACCGGGGATTTGTTTATTGGGATATCCACCAGCGGCAACAGCCAGGGCATATTGAATGCCTTTGAAGCGGCCACCAAATTGGGGTGTAAAACACTGGGCCTTTCAGGCAGGGATGGAGGCAAAATGAATGGCCTTTGCGATCTGAATATTATTGTGCCGTCTGACGTTACTGCACGCATACAGGAAATGCACATCCTTATCGGCCATATTTTGTGCAAGGCCGCCGACGATGTATTTTAA
- the rfaE2 gene encoding D-glycero-beta-D-manno-heptose 1-phosphate adenylyltransferase, with amino-acid sequence MNDNFEKKLLGKISDLQKLKTTVAAWKNEGKKIVFTNGVFDLLHIGHVTYLAKAAELGDKLIIGLNSDSSVKRIKGEGRPINDENSRAALLAALFFVDAVVLFGEDTPINLITTLMPDILVKGADYAVENIVGSKEVIANGGEVKTIDFVEGYSSSSIIQKIRKQVS; translated from the coding sequence ATGAACGACAACTTCGAAAAAAAGCTACTCGGTAAAATAAGCGATCTTCAAAAACTGAAGACTACAGTTGCAGCATGGAAAAACGAGGGCAAAAAGATAGTTTTTACCAATGGTGTGTTCGATCTGCTTCACATAGGGCATGTCACCTACCTGGCCAAAGCAGCTGAATTGGGAGATAAGCTGATAATCGGCTTAAATTCGGATAGCTCTGTAAAACGGATCAAGGGAGAAGGCCGTCCTATAAATGACGAGAACAGCCGCGCGGCATTGTTGGCTGCCTTGTTCTTTGTTGATGCGGTCGTTCTGTTCGGCGAGGATACACCCATTAACCTGATCACTACATTGATGCCCGATATTCTGGTAAAAGGCGCAGATTATGCGGTTGAAAATATCGTAGGTTCAAAAGAAGTGATCGCAAACGGCGGCGAAGTAAAAACGATCGATTTTGTTGAAGGTTATTCTTCCAGCTCTATCATACAGAAAATAAGAAAACAGGTAAGCTGA
- a CDS encoding BlaI/MecI/CopY family transcriptional regulator: MKMKELTKAEEQVMQILWQLKEGIVKDMLEKMPEPKPAYNTVSTVVRVLEGKGFIDHKAYGNSHVYFPLISEDDYKKFTFDKMMKNYFSNSYQSLVSFLVNEKNLTLQELEEITKLAEKLKNKRS; encoded by the coding sequence ATGAAAATGAAAGAATTAACCAAAGCAGAAGAACAAGTGATGCAGATTTTGTGGCAATTGAAAGAGGGAATTGTTAAAGATATGCTGGAAAAAATGCCCGAGCCTAAGCCCGCTTACAATACGGTATCAACCGTGGTACGGGTGCTGGAAGGAAAAGGGTTTATTGATCATAAAGCCTACGGGAATTCACACGTGTACTTTCCGCTCATCAGCGAGGATGACTATAAAAAATTCACTTTCGATAAAATGATGAAAAATTACTTCAGTAACTCCTATCAAAGCCTGGTATCGTTCCTTGTGAATGAAAAGAACCTGACCCTTCAGGAACTGGAAGAAATAACCAAACTGGCCGAAAAACTTAAAAACAAAAGATCATGA
- the rfaE1 gene encoding D-glycero-beta-D-manno-heptose-7-phosphate kinase, whose translation MLVEKVRRIQQTQTPPAVLVIGDLMIDHYVWGDASRLSPEAPVPIVNVKSESTTLGGAANVAQNLVALGAEVTLSGVVGNDSFGAKLKEIMRAENLETDAIIVDQNRPTTVKTRVLAGSHQLVRIDREITDPIRSELEDELAGKLDHHINEVDIVLFSDYGKGLFSEGFTQRLIKLANSKNKKVIVDPKGFDYGKYKGAFIIKPNRKELAEAAKTGQVKNIDDLQKAARVVLKQTDAEYLVVTLSDEGIIILDELTHKLLPTKATAVFDVTGAGDTVLATMAYFIASGLSIEESCELANHAAAIVIRRVGSATTTIDEIIADIGD comes from the coding sequence ATGCTGGTAGAAAAAGTACGTCGCATACAACAAACACAAACGCCGCCTGCCGTATTGGTAATCGGTGACCTGATGATCGATCATTATGTGTGGGGCGACGCTTCGCGGCTATCGCCCGAGGCGCCGGTACCGATTGTCAACGTAAAAAGCGAATCGACTACGCTTGGCGGCGCGGCGAATGTGGCGCAAAACCTTGTTGCTTTGGGTGCGGAGGTAACCTTGAGCGGCGTGGTGGGCAACGACAGCTTTGGAGCAAAGCTGAAAGAGATAATGAGGGCAGAAAATTTGGAGACCGATGCAATTATTGTTGACCAAAATCGCCCCACAACGGTAAAAACGCGGGTATTGGCAGGCAGCCACCAATTGGTGCGTATCGACCGGGAAATTACCGACCCTATACGTAGCGAACTGGAGGATGAACTGGCCGGCAAACTGGACCATCACATTAATGAAGTGGATATCGTACTTTTTTCCGATTATGGAAAGGGCCTGTTTTCGGAAGGGTTTACTCAACGACTGATAAAGCTCGCAAATAGTAAAAACAAAAAAGTGATCGTCGACCCAAAAGGGTTCGATTACGGCAAATATAAAGGCGCATTTATCATTAAGCCTAACCGCAAGGAACTGGCCGAAGCCGCAAAGACCGGGCAGGTAAAAAATATAGATGACCTGCAAAAAGCGGCAAGGGTAGTGCTTAAACAAACAGATGCCGAATACCTTGTGGTCACGCTTTCGGACGAGGGCATTATTATACTGGATGAATTAACACATAAGTTATTGCCAACAAAGGCTACCGCTGTTTTTGATGTCACCGGCGCGGGCGACACGGTTTTGGCCACGATGGCCTATTTTATTGCATCGGGTTTAAGTATTGAAGAGTCCTGCGAGCTGGCTAACCATGCCGCGGCTATTGTCATACGGCGCGTCGGCAGCGCCACAACCACAATTGACGAAATTATTGCCGATATTGGTGATTAG
- a CDS encoding glycosyltransferase family 9 protein, which yields MKILVIRFSSMGDIIYTTPVVRCLKTQLPNAEIHFLTKPAFKYIYDNNPYLDKLLLLKSELSETIAEIRAEGYDYIIDLHNNLRTAIIKLRTGIKSSSYKKQPVRKWLSLKLRLKLVEPVHLVERYLKAVKFLGVTNDGKPIDYYVKAQHDLKKLLPATHQDDYIAFVIGATHFTKRMPNDKIISICRKIERPIILLGGEDVKANGNEIASAIGGNIYNACGMTTLDESVFLVSKASKVLGFDTGLTHIAEAFNNPIGSIWGGTVPELLGVQPYMVKDAEVIGVELSCRPCSKFGLEKCPLGHFKCMKDIPDDVVAGFANRH from the coding sequence ATGAAAATATTGGTCATCCGGTTCAGTTCGATGGGCGACATCATTTATACTACACCCGTGGTACGATGTCTTAAAACCCAATTGCCAAATGCAGAAATACATTTCCTCACCAAACCGGCTTTCAAATATATTTACGACAATAATCCGTACCTGGATAAACTGCTGCTTTTAAAGTCCGAATTATCCGAAACTATAGCTGAAATCAGAGCGGAAGGCTATGATTACATTATCGACCTGCACAATAACTTGCGCACGGCTATTATCAAATTAAGAACGGGCATCAAATCGTCCTCGTATAAAAAACAACCGGTGCGCAAATGGCTGAGCTTGAAACTCAGGTTGAAACTGGTAGAGCCGGTACACCTGGTGGAACGTTACCTGAAAGCTGTGAAATTCCTTGGAGTAACCAACGACGGCAAACCGATCGACTACTATGTCAAAGCACAGCACGATCTTAAAAAACTGCTGCCGGCAACGCACCAGGACGATTATATCGCATTTGTTATTGGCGCCACGCATTTTACCAAACGTATGCCAAACGATAAGATCATCAGCATTTGCAGAAAGATCGAACGGCCGATTATCCTCCTTGGCGGCGAGGATGTAAAAGCAAACGGCAATGAAATAGCATCAGCAATTGGCGGCAATATTTACAACGCCTGTGGTATGACTACCCTTGATGAATCGGTTTTTTTGGTTTCGAAAGCATCAAAAGTGCTTGGTTTTGATACCGGTTTAACGCATATAGCGGAGGCCTTTAATAATCCGATCGGGTCTATCTGGGGCGGCACGGTACCCGAATTGCTGGGTGTTCAGCCTTATATGGTAAAAGATGCGGAGGTTATAGGCGTTGAACTCTCGTGCCGGCCGTGCTCTAAATTCGGTCTCGAAAAGTGCCCGCTCGGGCACTTTAAATGCATGAAAGATATACCCGATGACGTCGTTGCCGGCTTTGCCAATCGCCATTAG
- a CDS encoding M56 family metallopeptidase — protein MAIYLSVVLCLLLNLGIKIYKLIRLSRHQSASKLNDLTLVKTDDEKGAFSFFNYLFIGSGLASSETVVAHEMVHVRQKHSWDIVYFELISIINWFNPVAYLLQFSIKELHEYIADDAVAGSTVSIDSYTEFLVNNAYGLPGNQLTNNLFNKSLLKKRIMMLHQKRSGSPARLKYLLMLPLTAGCIAVSTLAFAKTYECVDIAPAKAATQGTDALDRSAGDNLKRLKVTQGTISAITDKVSIKEGKDKTGIYNVQNLTNADAARLLKNYNIKIEIVNSYDTGSYPEIKFPITVKPDDGNKIPVLSKGSIGFMIDPGNYTYKTLSDMASKFRQRGYKMDFVDHKSGNESLLQISLRKLDATPGAGTTTTFKIDELIRSGRIIFVGADDTKKLLYVNSPKITFPKPGTLKSLSKKPDTAVRQKINTTIKGKIDSIVGGNHARIKGQIKSQIDEQIQQPANKLPPPSVFFSGGRTLYTYLGRHLRYPTKYFDQKIVGNVIVEFTTGADRKISGVKIKNNAMPLFADEVNRQMNAYTDTVNRAPGTYFFIIQFNLINEKHTRTWLPSGEYLALTANKDCAGNVEIVGFVKDE, from the coding sequence ATGGCCATATACTTGTCAGTAGTGCTGTGCCTTCTCCTAAACCTGGGCATCAAAATTTACAAACTCATAAGGTTGTCCCGTCATCAATCGGCCAGTAAGTTAAATGACCTGACCCTGGTTAAAACCGATGATGAAAAGGGCGCATTTTCCTTTTTCAATTACCTTTTCATAGGCTCAGGCTTAGCGTCTTCTGAGACCGTAGTTGCTCATGAAATGGTACACGTCAGGCAGAAACACAGCTGGGATATTGTTTACTTCGAGCTCATCAGCATCATTAACTGGTTTAACCCGGTGGCGTATTTGCTGCAATTCAGCATAAAAGAGTTGCACGAATATATAGCTGACGATGCCGTAGCGGGCAGTACGGTTTCAATTGACAGCTATACCGAGTTTTTGGTAAACAATGCCTATGGCTTACCGGGGAATCAACTAACCAATAACCTTTTCAATAAAAGCTTACTCAAAAAACGAATAATGATGCTTCATCAAAAAAGATCGGGTAGCCCGGCAAGGCTGAAATACCTGTTAATGTTGCCCTTAACCGCTGGTTGTATTGCGGTGTCTACTTTGGCGTTCGCCAAAACCTATGAATGCGTCGATATTGCTCCGGCCAAGGCAGCCACGCAAGGGACAGATGCGTTAGACAGAAGTGCTGGAGACAATTTAAAAAGACTGAAAGTGACCCAGGGTACCATAAGTGCCATTACCGACAAGGTGTCAATAAAAGAAGGTAAAGACAAAACCGGCATTTATAATGTACAGAACCTAACAAATGCAGATGCAGCACGACTACTTAAAAATTACAACATCAAAATTGAAATAGTAAATAGTTACGATACAGGTAGCTACCCGGAAATCAAATTTCCAATTACAGTGAAACCGGACGATGGAAATAAAATCCCCGTTTTAAGCAAAGGATCAATAGGTTTTATGATAGATCCGGGAAACTATACTTATAAAACGCTTAGCGACATGGCATCGAAATTCCGCCAAAGGGGTTATAAAATGGACTTTGTCGATCACAAGAGTGGAAATGAATCACTACTGCAAATCTCATTAAGGAAATTGGATGCTACGCCCGGAGCAGGAACGACCACTACTTTTAAAATTGATGAATTAATAAGATCAGGCCGGATCATCTTTGTAGGCGCCGACGATACAAAAAAACTGCTTTACGTGAACAGCCCAAAAATAACTTTCCCCAAACCCGGCACACTGAAAAGCTTGAGCAAAAAGCCCGACACGGCGGTCCGTCAGAAGATTAATACAACTATCAAAGGTAAAATTGATTCTATCGTCGGGGGAAATCATGCCAGGATCAAAGGCCAGATCAAATCACAGATCGATGAGCAAATTCAGCAACCTGCCAATAAACTGCCACCACCCTCTGTCTTTTTTTCCGGGGGTCGCACGCTTTATACGTACCTGGGACGTCACCTGAGATATCCCACAAAATATTTCGACCAGAAAATTGTTGGCAATGTAATAGTGGAGTTTACTACAGGTGCAGACCGCAAAATTTCGGGCGTTAAAATAAAGAACAACGCGATGCCCCTGTTTGCAGATGAGGTAAACCGGCAAATGAACGCTTATACCGATACGGTGAACAGGGCCCCGGGTACCTATTTTTTTATTATTCAATTTAATTTAATTAACGAAAAGCATACCCGTACCTGGTTACCTTCAGGCGAATATCTTGCCTTAACCGCTAATAAAGACTGTGCCGGAAATGTTGAGATAGTTGGCTTTGTGAAAGACGAATAA